One Haloarchaeobius amylolyticus genomic window, GACCACCGGCGTCTTCTTCGCCTCGTCGAACACCGCGTAGGGGAACTGGTGGGCCGCCTCGGGTCGGGCGTGCGAGAGCGGCATCGCGCCCCCGATGTCCGGCCCCTCGACTACGTTCGCTTTCGTCGTGTCGAGGTCGCCGTCGGTCGTCGTCCGGTAGACGCTCTGGACGGTCAGCTCGCGGCCGGCGTCGTCGGTGACGGTCAGCCGGACCGACACCTCGGCCATGGCCGGGCCGCCGGAGAGCCGGACCGGCAGGGGGTCGCCGACGCGCGTCTCCTCGGGGAGCGAGAGTTCGGGCATGGTTCCGGGGTGGTCTGCCAGCGGGGTAAGGCTCACGACCCACCGCGAAAAGTCACGAAAGAAGAGGGCAATTTCTTTGTCACCCCCGCGAGTGTTTTCGGACGAGATGGAATCCCTGGAAGACGTATCCGAGGTGGCGTTCGAACCGTCCCGCGAGTTCGTCGAGTCGACGAACGTCTGGGCGTTCATGCAGGAACACGACATCGACGACTACGACGAACTCATCGAGCGGACCACACAGGAGGTCGAGGGGGTCGACGAGAGCGGGGTCGACTGGTTCTGGGACGAACTGGTCGACTACCTCGACATCGAGTTCTACGAGGAGTACGACGCGGTCCGAGACGACAGCGACGGCCCGCAGTTCACGGACTGGTACCCCGGCGGGAAGATCAACATCGCGCACAACACGCTCGACCGCTGGGCCGCGGTCGACGAGGAGACGCGCAACTCGGTCGCCTGCATCTGGGAGGGCGAGCCGGGCGACGTGCGCGAGGTGACGTACCACGAACTCCACCGACAGGCGAACAAGGTGGCGAACTACCTCGAATCGGCCGGCATCGAGACGGGTGACACCGTCGGCCTGTACATGCCGATGGTTCCCGAGGTCATCTCGATCCTCTACGGCTGTTTCAAGGTCGGCGCCATCGCGGTGCCCATCTTCTCGGGTTTCGGGGTCGACGCGACCGCGACCCGTATCGCGGACTCGGAGTGCTCGGTCCTGTTCACCGGTGACGGCTTCTACCGCCGCGGCAGCGAGATAACCCTGAAGGGTGCGGCCGACGAGGCCATCGAGGAGGCCGGCCACGTCGAACACACCGTCACCTTCCAGCGCCTCGGCCACGAGCCCGGCGAGGAGCTGCCCTGGGACGACGACCGGGACGAGACGTGGGACGAGGCGGTCGAGACGCAGGACGACGACTACGACACGAAAGAGCTCGACGCCAGCCAGGAGTCGATGCTGCTGTACTCCTCCGGCACCACCGGCAAGCCGAAGGGCATCGTCCACACCCACGCTGGCGTCCAGATGCAGTGCGCGAAGGAACTCTACTTCGGTTTCGACCTGAAGCCCGCCGACCGGTTCTTCTGGGTCAGCGACATCGGCTGGATGATGGGCCCGTGGACGCTCATCGGGAACCACTCCTTCGGCAACACGATGTTCATGTACGAGGGCGCGCCCGACCACCCCGAGCCCGACCGGTTCTGGGAGATGGTCGACCGCCACAAGCTCACCCAGTTCGGTATCTCGCCGACGGCCATCCGCGCCCTGCGCAAGCACGGCGACGAGTGGGTCGCAAAGCACGACCTCTCCAGCCTGCGGCTGCTCGGCAGCACCGGCGAACCGTGGGACCCCGAGTCCTGGCAGTGGTTCCTCGACAACGTCGGGGGTGGCGAGGCACCCATCATCAACATCTCCGGCGGGACCGAGATCTGCGGGTGCTTCCTCATGCCGATGCCCATCACCGACCTGAAGCCCTGTACCCTCGGCGGGCCGGGCCTCGGCATGGACATCGACATCGTGGACTCCTCCGGCGAGTCCATCGCGGACACCCACGAGCGCGGCTTCCTCGTCGCCCGTGACTCCTGTCCGAGCATGACGAAGTCGCTCTGGTCGGGCGACGAGCGCTACCTCGAGGAGTACTGGTCCTCCTTCGAGGACCCGCCGATGTGGGACCACGGCGACTGGGCCCAGAAGGACGCGGACGGCTTCTGGTTCCTCCACGGCCGCGCCGACGACGCGCTCAACGTGGCGGGTCGGAAGGTCGGTCCCGCCGAGGTCGAGGGCGCGCTCATCGAGCACGAGGCCGTGAACCAGGCCGCCGCGGTCGGCGCCCCCGACGACACCACCGGGACGGCCGTCATCGCCTACGTCATCCTCGAGGACGGCGTCGCAGAGACCGACGACCTCAGGGACGAGCTCACCGCGCAGGTCGGCGAGGAGCTGGGCAAACCCTTCCGCCCGCGGGAGGTCCTGTTCGTCGACGAGTTCCCGAAGACCCAGTCCGGGAAGATCATCCGGCGGGCCATCGAGGCGACCTACCGCGGCGAGGACCTCGGTGACATGTCCAGCATCGAGAACCCTGAAGCGCTCGAGAACCTCGAAGAGGCGCGCTGAGGGTTCAGAAAGCAGTTATCCTCCTCGGCTCCCTAGGGGCGCTGTGACTCGATGGGTGGGCGGACGGCGACGAGCACGTTCCTGCGTCTCCCTGGCGAGCGTCGGCGCGGTCGCGATGGCCGCCTCCGTCGGCTACTACGTCGTCGACCACGACGACCCGCTGCTCGACGCGCTCGAGGTCACGGTCCCGTTCCTCATCGGCGCGGCCATCTTCACGGTCGGCGTCAGGGTGGTCCGGCGCGGGTACCGCCCGGCCCGGGTCCGTCGGCTGACCGGGTGGACCGTCGCCGGCGGTGTCGCCGGTGGCCTGTCCCTGCTCGTCTTCTCGTCCATCCACACGCTGGATTTCGGCGGCCAGCTCGTCAGCGCGCACCTCCTGCTCGACGGCCTGACCGCCGGCATCCTCGGGGCAGGCGGTGGGCTCGTTCTCGGCCTCTACGCCGACCGGCTCACGGAGCGAACCCGCGAACTCGAGGCGGCGAACGAGCGCCTCGACGAGTTCGCGAGCATGGTCAGCCACGACCTCCGGAACCCGCTCACCGTCGCGACCCTGTCGCTCAAACTGGCCCGGGAGACGGGCGAGGAGAAACGGTTCGACGCGGTCGACCGTGCCCACGAGCGGATGGGCGTCCTCGTGGACGAACTGCTCGTGCTGGCCCGGCAGGGGACCGACATCACCGACCCGGTCCCGACCGACGTCGAGGTGGTGGCCCGGGAGGCCTGGGACACGGTCGCGACCGAGGGGGCGACCCTCGTGGTCGGGCTGGAGCGGACCGTGCTGGCCGACGCCGAGCGACTGCGGACGCTGTTCGAGAACCTCTACCGGAACAGCATCGAACACGGCCGCCGGGACGCGACGGTGACCATCGGCGAGACGGCGACAGGGTTCTTCGTGGAGGACGACGGCCCCGGCATCGACGTGGCCCGCCGCGGCGAGATCTTCGCGGGCGGCTACACCACCACGGAGCACGGGACCGGCCTCGGTCTCAGCATCGTCAGGCGCATCGCCCGGGCGCACGGCTGGCGCGTCAGGGTGACCGACGGGTCGACCGGCGGCGCCCGCTTCGAGTTCGAGGTGCGTCCCGGCGACGGCCTACAGGTCGAGTGACGCGAGGGCGAAGACGCGTGCTTCGGGTGCGTCCTCGCCGGTCGCGACCGCCACGTCGCCTTCCTCCGCCGGCCCGGGGAACAGGATCTCGCACCCGGTCAGCAACGCCCCGAGCACCCCCGCGGCGATCGTCCGCGGGTCAGCGACGGGTGCCCTGACGGCCACGCGCTCGTCGCCGGTCAGGTCGAGCGCGTCGCGGGCCTGTCGCGCCCCGGCGAGCAGGTCGGCGTGGGTGTAGACCCGCTCTTCTGTCCAGAGGATGCCGTCGTCGGGCCGGCACGGCTCCGGCGGCATGGTCGGGTTCTCGCTCCAGACGCCGCCCTCCCAGTACCAGTACGCCGGGTCCTCGGGGTCGTCGCCGTAGCCGATTCGCTGGGTCCCCGGCGGGACCTCGTACTCGTCGAGGCGGGCGGTCGGGGCGACGAGCAGTTTCGCGTCGACCGTCGGCGGCGGGTCGAACCGGGTCTGCGCGCCGAGCAAGGACGCCCCGAGGAAGGCGAGGACGGGCTGGGCCCGGGGCTCGGTGGCGACGGCGACGGTCGACCCGGTCCGGACCCCGTGGTGGTGCATGAAGTTCCCGGCCTTCCAGGCCGTCGTCAGGAACCGACGGTAGTCGTAGCGCTGGACGCCGTCCCCGGCCGCGGTCAGGGCGGGCGCGTCGCTCCGGCGGTCTCGGGCGAGTACGTCGGCGAGCGTCTCCATGCGCGGCGCTTCGGGTCAGTCCGGCAAAAACACCGCGCTCTCCGCCGTCGGACACCGCCAGCCCTACTCGATGTCGACGTGGATGCCCGCGTCGTCGTGCCGCGTATCGTCGCTGCCAGACCCGGCCCGCCTGTCGCTGGAGAACCGGGCGAAGAGTCCGCCCGCGAGCAGCGCGCCCACGATGGCGCCGGCCACGACGCCGCGTGCCAGACTGCGGCGCTCGTCCAGCCGCACGAACCGGGTCTCGCCGTCCGATATCTCCAGGGCGCCGACCGGCGTCGTCACGACGCCACCGCCGTACCCGCCGCCGCTGCCGCTTCCCTCGGACCCGTCGCCCTCGCCGAACCCGCCGCCGAAGCCGTAGGCCACCCGCGCGACCGGGACGACGGTCCGGTCGCCGTGTTCGACGGGGTCGCCGTAGACGGTCCTGACGTGGGCGCTGTCCCGGAGCGATTCGACGGTCGACTGCAGCGTCTCAGAGAAGTTCATGTGGTTGATACGTCGAGCAGCGAGATAACGATTCGTGCGCGACGGACCCGTTCGCGCTTCATATCGGGGCCAGTACAGTTTAGTAGCCGTTCTGCAACGTGACCTGTATAGGGCCCATGTCACGACGGATCACGACCGGAATCGTTCGCGAACTGTACCAGGCGGTGTTCCGGCCGTCGGACTTCGTGCAGGCACGGACGAGTTCGTACACCCAGTCCCGCATCGGGACGCTGGTCGAGGCGAACCGGCTGGTCGTGGTGTACATCGTGAACCTGCTGATGTACGCGGTGCCGCTGACGCTGGCCGGGGTCGGCATCCAGAAGAGCCAGCCGGCACCGGAGTGGTTCGCGAACTCGATGTTCGCGCTGCTCGCGGAACCGACCCCGCTGTGGCAGTTCTGGACCGCACTCATCGAGAACTGCTCGTTCATCACGGTCGCACTCATCATCACGCTCGTCAACTACCACGCGGCGGTCGCGCTGCTGTGGAGTTCGCGGGGCATCCTGCAGACGATGCACACCGTCGTCTACACCACCAGCGCGTACCTGGCTGCTATCTTCACGCTCGTCATGCACCTCTCGACGAGCCCCTCCATCCAGGTCGCCGACGACCTCGTCATCAACGTCCAGAAGGCGTTCTTCTACTTCTTCATCGACCTGCTCGGCTCGAACCTCGAGTTGCCACAGGGCAGGCCGGAGCAGATCGTCCTCACGAACGTCACGCAGGAGGGCCAGCTCGTCATCGCCGGGCTGGTCATCTCGCTGCTGTACTACCTCTACTCGCTGTACCTCGGCGCGCGCCTGAACCACGGCACGTCGCGAGTGACGGCCCTCCTCGTCATCGGGGCCGTCGGTGCCGCTCCGGCGCTGTACGTCGTCGGAATCATCCTCGCGAACACCTACGGAGCGATCTAACATGGCAGGAGATACCCACACCAACGTCGCAACGAACCGCGAACAGGGACTCGGCTCGCGAACCGTCATGCGGGTCACGCCGACAACCAAGCTCGTCCTGATATACATCGGGGTGCTGGCGGTCGTCGGGACCGCACTCGGGCTGTACTTCCTCACGAACAAGCAGGCACTCGGCGAGCAGGGCTACGGCGGCATCGCGGGATGGGTCATCATCCTGCTGACCGTCATCGGCCTCGTCCGGCTGACCATCCAGTTCCTCGTCCTCCGGCGGACCGAGTACGTCCTCACCGAGGACTCCATCCGGCGCGAGTACGACCTGCTCTACAGCGAGAAGTCCCGCGAACTCCCGCTCTCGAAGGTCCGCGGCGTCGAACTCCGCCGCGGTCGCCTGCAGGCCATGCTCGGCTTCGGCGACGTGTCCTTCCTCGCGGCCGGGACCAACCGCAGCATCGGCTACATCGACTTCGACAACACCGACAGCCCGCACGAGGTCCGCGAGAAGGTGTTCGAGCTGATGGAGAAGTTCGACGGCAACCCGACCCACCGGCGCAGCGCCCCGCCCCAGCAGGCCGCAGAGGCCGAGACGCCGGCCAGCGACCCGGTCCAGGGACAGGCCGAGGCGCCGGAAGCGTCGGGCGACGACTGACGCCGGTCCCGCGGACCGACGCGACGCTCAGAACGAGTTCTTGATCTTCTTCCAGAAGCCCTTGTTGACCTCGACCTCCTCGCCGCCAGCCTCGGCGAAGGCCTCGAGCGCCTCGCGCTGTTCCTCGTTGAGGTCGTCGGGCGTGACGACCTGCACCTGCACGTAGAGGTCGCCGTGACCGCTCCGGCGCAGGCGCGGCATCCCCTCGCCGCGGAGCCGGATGGTCTCGCCGCTCTGGGTGCCCGCATCCACGTCGATGTCGGCCGTCCCGCCGAAGGTCTCCAGCTCGATGCTGTCGCCGAAGACGGCCTGCGGGAACGAGATGGGCAGCCGGTAGTAGAGGTCGTCGCCGTCGCGCTCGAAGTCGCCGCTCTGGTCGACCGACACCTCGATGAGCAGGTCGCCCTTCGGCGCGCCGGGGTCGCCGGGCGCGCCCTCGCCACCGAGGCGGACCGACTGGCCGTCGCGGATACCCGGCGGAATCTCGACGGTCAGCGTCGTCTCCTCCTCGACGATGCCGCGCCCACGACAGTCCGAACACGTCTCGTCGTAGATCTCGCCCTCGCCCTCGCACTGGCGACAGGTCTGGGTCTGCTGGACGCGCCCGAGCGGCGTCTGCTGGACCTTCGTGACCCGGCCCTGACCGTTACAGTTCGAACACGTCTCGGAGTCGGCGTCGGGCGGGTGCCCGTGGCCCTCGCAGGTGTCACAGTGCTCGGGCCGCGTGATGGTCACCTGCTTCTCGATGCCGTCGTACACGTCCTCCAGGTCCAGGGTGACCCGGGTCCGGAGGTCGCGGCCGGGCCGGGGCCCGCGGTCGCGCTGGCCCTGGCCGCGCTGGCCGCCACCGCCGAAGAACTGCTCGAAGATGTCGTTGATGTCGCCCATGCCGCCGGCCCCACCGCCGAAGGGACCGCCGCCACCGCCGAAGCCGCCGGCACCGCCGCCCATGCCGCCGCGGCCGTCGAAGCCGCCGCGCTTCTCGGCCTCCTTGAAGCGGTCGTGGCCCATCTGGTCGTAGGCCTGGCGCTTCTCCTCGTCGGTGAGGACCTCCTTGGCCTTCTTCACCTTCTTGAACTTCTCTTCGGCGTCCTCCGCGTCGGAGACGTCCGGGTGATACTCGGCGGCCTTCTTGCGGTAGGCCTGCTTGATCTCGTCCTCGGACGCGTCCCTGCTCACGCCGAGGGCCTCGTAGAAGTCCTCGCTCATTGGTTACGCGTCGATAGCAGATTGAACCACTTGAAAAGAACGGGTTCGGTCCGCGAACCGGCGAACCGCTGGCGAGCGCCGGTGTCGGTGGCTGCCTCTACTCGTCTTCGCCTGCGCTGGCGGGGTTACTCGTCCTTCTCGTCCACGTCCTCGAAGTCGGCGTCGACGAACTCCTCGTCGTCGTCGCCGGGCGCGGCGCCGCCCATGTCGCCGGCACCGCCCATACCGCCGCCCATGCCACCGCCCTGTGCGGCGGCCTGCTGGTCGTACATCTGCTTGCCGATCTCCTGCAGCTCGGAGGAGAGGGCCTCGGTGGCCGCCTCGATGTCCTCCTTCGTCGCGTCGGAGTCGTCGATGACCTCCTCGACGTTCGCCATCTCGGTCTCGATGGCCTCGCGCAGGTCGTCGTCGACGTTCTCCTCGTTCTCGTCGAGGATGGTCTCGGCGCGCTGGAGGGTCGCCTCGGCGGAGTTCTTCGCCTCGATGCGCTCGCGGCGCTGGCGGTCCTCCTCGGCGTGCTCTTCGGCCTCCTGTTGCATCCGCTTGACCTCCTCGTCGGAGAGGCCGGCACCACCCTCGATGGTGATGTCCTCGCGGTTGCCCGAGCCCTTGTCCTCGGCGGAGACGTTCACGATGCCGTTCTCGTCGATGCTGAAGGTGACCTCGATCTGCGGGGTGCCGGCGGGTGCCGGCGGGATGCCGGTGAGGTGGAACTCGCCGAGCAGTTCGTTGTCGGCGGCCATCTCGCGCTCACCCTGGAAGACGCGGACCTGGACGGAGGTCTGGTTGTCCGCGGCCGTGGTGAAGATCTTCGACTCCTCGGTCGGGATGGTCGTGTTCTTCTCGATGAGGCGCTCGAAGAGGCCACCCTTGACCTCGATACCGAGCGAGAGCGGCGTCACGTCGAGCAGGACGATGTCGTCGACCTCGCCGCCGAGCACGCCACCCTGGATGGCCGCGCCCAGCGCGACGGCCTCGTCGGGGTTGACGTTCTTCTTCGGCTCGCTGCCGAGCATCTCCTCGACCTTGTCCAGCACCTGGGGCATGCGGGTCGAGCCACCGACCAGCAGCACCTCGTCGATGTCGTCCATCTCGTAGTCGGCGTCCTCGAGGGCCTGCTCGGTCGGGGCGACCGTGCGGTCGATGAGGTCCTGGGTCAGGTTCTCGAACTTCGCACGGGTCAGGCTCTTCTCGAGGTGGATGGGGCCGTCGTCGGTCGCCGTGATGAACGGGAGGTTGATCTCGGTCTCCTTGCGCGAGGAGAGCTCGATCTTGGCCTCCTCGGCGGCGTCCTTCAGGCGCTGGAGCGCCTGCCGGTCGTCGCGGAGGTCGATGCCGTGTTCGTCCTCGAACTCCTCGGCGAGCCAGTCGATGATGGCCTCGTCCCAGTCGTCGCCACCGAGGTCGTTGTCACCGTTCGTGGCGACGACCTCGTAGACGCCGCCGCCCAGGTCGAGGATGGAGACGTCGAAGGTACCCCCACCGAGGTCGTAGACGAGAATGGTCTGGTCGGAGTCGTCGTCGAGGCCGTACGCCATCGCGGCGGCCGTCGGCTCGTTGATGATGCGTTCGACCTCGAAGCCGGCGATCTCCCCGGCGTCCTTGGTCGCCTGTCGCTGTCGGTCGCTGAAGTAGGCGGGCACCGTGATGACCGCTTTCTCGACGTCCTCACCGAGGTACTCCTCGGCGTCCCGCTTGATCTTCTGGAGGATCATCGCCGAGATCTGCTCCGGCGTGTACTCCTCGTCGTCGATATCGACCGTGTAGTCGTCGCCCATGTGGCGCTTGATGGACGCGATGGTGCGCTCGGGGTTCTGGATGGCCTGGTTCTTGGCCGGCTTGCCCACGAGGCGCTCACCGTCTTCGGTAAACGCGACGACGGAGGGGGTCGTCCGGTTACCTTCACTGTTCACGATTATCTCGGGGTCGCCACCTTCCATGACGGCGAAGGCGGAGTTAGTGGTCCCGAGGTCGATACCGAGAATCTTGTTGCTCGCCATGTTACGGGGTTATACCTCCCTCGTCGGTTTAAAACTTGCTTTACTTAACTATCCGACGAATTAAACCTGTCAGGCGGCCGTACAACGCCCCAGAGAGCTATTTTTCGCGTTACTGCGGGTTAGCTTTACTCCAGATAGGCGATAGCTTCACTCCTGTTCGCCGATAGCTTCCCCGACCTCCTCGTCCGACGACGCCACGCTTTCGGGGGATTCGTCGTCGGGCGCGCCGCCGTCAGATGCGGCAGCGTCGGTGCCGTCGTCCTCGACCTCGCCGCCGAGAGGGACGGCCTCGTCGCCGTCGTAGTCCGACCCGTTGCTCACGGTGACCTGGGCGGTCTGGATGACCTTGCCACCCATCTCGTACCCCGGTCGGTAGACGTCGACGATGGCGCCGTCGGGCTTGTCGCTGTCCACGCGGACCATGACCTCGTGGCGCTGGGGGTCGACCTCGCCGCCGGGCTCGGGCGAGACCTTCTCGACGTTCTCGTCCTCGAGGACGCGGTCGAACTCGCGGAGGGTCGCCTCGATGCCGTCGCGGATGTCTGCGCTCTCGTCCTGTTCGAGTGCCCGGACGAGGTTGTCGCGGACGGGGACGATGCGCTCGACGAGGTCCTCCGTGGCGCGCTCCTGGATCTGCTCTTGCTTCTTCTTCGAGCGCTCCTTGTAGTTCTTGAAGTCGGCCTGTTTGCGGACGAGGCGCTGCTTGAAGTCCTCGCGCTCCTCCCGGAGGTCGTCTGCCTCGGACTCGAGTTCCTCGACGCGGGCGCGCAGCGTCTCGGTCTCGTCCTTCAGCTCGAAGGCGCGGTCGACGAGGCGCTCGACCTCGGCGCCGAGTTCCTCGTCGAGGGCGGTGACGCGGTCGACGAGGTCGTCGCCGACGGGGGTCGCCTCGGCCGATTCGGCGTCGGTCCACTCGAACTCCACGTCGTCCTCTCCCGACGCGTCGGCCGTCTCCTCGGCTCTCGCGTCTTCGCTCGTCCCTTTGTCGGTACCTGTCTCCGGCTCCGCGGCCGAAGCGTCCGCGTCGGGAGCGTCCTGCTCTGGGGCATCGCCGGCGGGCTCCTCCGCTGCCGGAGCGTCGTCGACCGCCTCGTCGGTCGGCGTCTCCGTGTCCTCGTCTTCGTTCATGTGCGGAACAAAACCCGCCAGACACCAAAAGGGTTCAGGTACGGCGTCGCGGCGACCCCGGCCCGCCGTCCCATCGTCCCGGGACCGACCTCCCGCACCGCTTTTATCGCCCGGCCGGTAACTCCCGGCAGATGCCGACCACGCTCCGGTACGAGGACGGGACGGTCCGGGTCGAGAGCGACCGCTCCCTCCCGGGCGTGGATCTCGACGCGCGAAGCGGGACCGGCCGGGTCCCGGCCGTCGAGTACGCCTCCCTCAGGCGTCGCCTCGACCAGCAGGGCGTCGCGTACCGCGACGAGGTCCTGCAGCTCCCGCAGGTCGGCGACCTCGAGTCGGCCTACGAACTCCGTGACTACCAGCGAGACGCCCT contains:
- a CDS encoding sensor histidine kinase, with amino-acid sequence MTRWVGGRRRARSCVSLASVGAVAMAASVGYYVVDHDDPLLDALEVTVPFLIGAAIFTVGVRVVRRGYRPARVRRLTGWTVAGGVAGGLSLLVFSSIHTLDFGGQLVSAHLLLDGLTAGILGAGGGLVLGLYADRLTERTRELEAANERLDEFASMVSHDLRNPLTVATLSLKLARETGEEKRFDAVDRAHERMGVLVDELLVLARQGTDITDPVPTDVEVVAREAWDTVATEGATLVVGLERTVLADAERLRTLFENLYRNSIEHGRRDATVTIGETATGFFVEDDGPGIDVARRGEIFAGGYTTTEHGTGLGLSIVRRIARAHGWRVRVTDGSTGGARFEFEVRPGDGLQVE
- the grpE gene encoding nucleotide exchange factor GrpE gives rise to the protein MNEDEDTETPTDEAVDDAPAAEEPAGDAPEQDAPDADASAAEPETGTDKGTSEDARAEETADASGEDDVEFEWTDAESAEATPVGDDLVDRVTALDEELGAEVERLVDRAFELKDETETLRARVEELESEADDLREEREDFKQRLVRKQADFKNYKERSKKKQEQIQERATEDLVERIVPVRDNLVRALEQDESADIRDGIEATLREFDRVLEDENVEKVSPEPGGEVDPQRHEVMVRVDSDKPDGAIVDVYRPGYEMGGKVIQTAQVTVSNGSDYDGDEAVPLGGEVEDDGTDAAASDGGAPDDESPESVASSDEEVGEAIGEQE
- the dnaK gene encoding molecular chaperone DnaK; this translates as MASNKILGIDLGTTNSAFAVMEGGDPEIIVNSEGNRTTPSVVAFTEDGERLVGKPAKNQAIQNPERTIASIKRHMGDDYTVDIDDEEYTPEQISAMILQKIKRDAEEYLGEDVEKAVITVPAYFSDRQRQATKDAGEIAGFEVERIINEPTAAAMAYGLDDDSDQTILVYDLGGGTFDVSILDLGGGVYEVVATNGDNDLGGDDWDEAIIDWLAEEFEDEHGIDLRDDRQALQRLKDAAEEAKIELSSRKETEINLPFITATDDGPIHLEKSLTRAKFENLTQDLIDRTVAPTEQALEDADYEMDDIDEVLLVGGSTRMPQVLDKVEEMLGSEPKKNVNPDEAVALGAAIQGGVLGGEVDDIVLLDVTPLSLGIEVKGGLFERLIEKNTTIPTEESKIFTTAADNQTSVQVRVFQGEREMAADNELLGEFHLTGIPPAPAGTPQIEVTFSIDENGIVNVSAEDKGSGNREDITIEGGAGLSDEEVKRMQQEAEEHAEEDRQRRERIEAKNSAEATLQRAETILDENEENVDDDLREAIETEMANVEEVIDDSDATKEDIEAATEALSSELQEIGKQMYDQQAAAQGGGMGGGMGGAGDMGGAAPGDDDEEFVDADFEDVDEKDE
- a CDS encoding PH domain-containing protein, coding for MAGDTHTNVATNREQGLGSRTVMRVTPTTKLVLIYIGVLAVVGTALGLYFLTNKQALGEQGYGGIAGWVIILLTVIGLVRLTIQFLVLRRTEYVLTEDSIRREYDLLYSEKSRELPLSKVRGVELRRGRLQAMLGFGDVSFLAAGTNRSIGYIDFDNTDSPHEVREKVFELMEKFDGNPTHRRSAPPQQAAEAETPASDPVQGQAEAPEASGDD
- the dnaJ gene encoding molecular chaperone DnaJ, which gives rise to MSEDFYEALGVSRDASEDEIKQAYRKKAAEYHPDVSDAEDAEEKFKKVKKAKEVLTDEEKRQAYDQMGHDRFKEAEKRGGFDGRGGMGGGAGGFGGGGGPFGGGAGGMGDINDIFEQFFGGGGQRGQGQRDRGPRPGRDLRTRVTLDLEDVYDGIEKQVTITRPEHCDTCEGHGHPPDADSETCSNCNGQGRVTKVQQTPLGRVQQTQTCRQCEGEGEIYDETCSDCRGRGIVEEETTLTVEIPPGIRDGQSVRLGGEGAPGDPGAPKGDLLIEVSVDQSGDFERDGDDLYYRLPISFPQAVFGDSIELETFGGTADIDVDAGTQSGETIRLRGEGMPRLRRSGHGDLYVQVQVVTPDDLNEEQREALEAFAEAGGEEVEVNKGFWKKIKNSF
- a CDS encoding AMP-binding protein, whose product is MESLEDVSEVAFEPSREFVESTNVWAFMQEHDIDDYDELIERTTQEVEGVDESGVDWFWDELVDYLDIEFYEEYDAVRDDSDGPQFTDWYPGGKINIAHNTLDRWAAVDEETRNSVACIWEGEPGDVREVTYHELHRQANKVANYLESAGIETGDTVGLYMPMVPEVISILYGCFKVGAIAVPIFSGFGVDATATRIADSECSVLFTGDGFYRRGSEITLKGAADEAIEEAGHVEHTVTFQRLGHEPGEELPWDDDRDETWDEAVETQDDDYDTKELDASQESMLLYSSGTTGKPKGIVHTHAGVQMQCAKELYFGFDLKPADRFFWVSDIGWMMGPWTLIGNHSFGNTMFMYEGAPDHPEPDRFWEMVDRHKLTQFGISPTAIRALRKHGDEWVAKHDLSSLRLLGSTGEPWDPESWQWFLDNVGGGEAPIINISGGTEICGCFLMPMPITDLKPCTLGGPGLGMDIDIVDSSGESIADTHERGFLVARDSCPSMTKSLWSGDERYLEEYWSSFEDPPMWDHGDWAQKDADGFWFLHGRADDALNVAGRKVGPAEVEGALIEHEAVNQAAAVGAPDDTTGTAVIAYVILEDGVAETDDLRDELTAQVGEELGKPFRPREVLFVDEFPKTQSGKIIRRAIEATYRGEDLGDMSSIENPEALENLEEAR
- a CDS encoding GerW family sporulation protein — protein: MNFSETLQSTVESLRDSAHVRTVYGDPVEHGDRTVVPVARVAYGFGGGFGEGDGSEGSGSGGGYGGGVVTTPVGALEISDGETRFVRLDERRSLARGVVAGAIVGALLAGGLFARFSSDRRAGSGSDDTRHDDAGIHVDIE